CCCGAAGCGCCGCATGGCCCGCAGCACGCCGGGAGCGGAGTGCTGGAAGGACAGGTCGAAGTAGGGGGCGACCTTCTCCGTGGAGGTCAGTACGTCGATGAGCCCGGGGCGCATCTCGGCGGGCTGCAGGTAGCTGACGCGCACCCGCTCGATCCCGTCGACGGCAGCCAGCTCGGGCAGCAGCGTCTCCAGGAGCCGGATGTCGCCGAGGTCCTTGCCGTACGAGGTGTTGTTCTCGGAGACGAGCATGACCTCCTTGACGCCCTGCTCGGCCAGCCAGCGCGTCTCGCCGAGCACGTCCGAGGGGCGGCGCGAGATGAAGGACCCGCGGAAGGAGGGAATGGCGCAGAACGAGCAGCGCCGGTCGCAGCCGGAGGCCAGCTTCACCGAGGCGACGGGGTTGGTGCCCAGGCGCCGCCGCAGCGGGGCACGCGGACCCGAGGCGGGCGCGACGCCTTCCGGGAGGTCCATGGGCGCGTGACCCGGCAGCGCGACGTCGGAGCCGGCTTCCTGGCGCTCCGCGGGGCTGATCGGCAGCAGCTTGCGCCGGTCACGCGGGGTGTGAGCCTCGACACTGCCACCGCTGAGGATGGTCTGGAGGCGGGTGGAGATGTCGGAGTAGTCGTCGAAGCCGAGGACACCATCGGCTTCGGGGAGGGCGTCGGCGAGCTCCTTGCCGTAACGCTCGGCCATGCAGCCGACCGCCACGACGGCCTGGGTCTTGCCATGCCCCTTGAGGTCATTGGCTTCCAGGAGGGCGTCGACGGAGTCCTTCTTGGCGGCTTCGACGAATCCACAGGTGTTGACTACGGCGACATCCGCGTCTTCGGCGGCCTCGACGAGCTGCCAGCCGTCCGCCTCCAAGCGGCCTGCGAGCTCCTCCGAGTCCACCTCGTTACGGGCGCAGCCAAGAGTGACAAGGGCGACGGTACGGCGTTCGGGCATGCTCTCAAGACTACTTCGTCCCTGCCCGGGCCCCCGCCGCGAGGGTCCCGGGCCGCTGCCGCAAGGGTTCAGCCGACCTCGGGGTCGCCCTTGGTGTAGGTGAGCCGCTCGACCTGGCCGGGCTCGAACTCGTTCTCGACCGTCTTGCCGTTCACGAAGAGCGTGATCGCGCCGGCGTCACCCAGGACCAGGTCGATCTTCTGCTTGTCCTGGAAGGTCTTCGACTTGCCCTGCTCCAGGACGCCGTCGAAGAGCGTCCGGCCGTTGTGGTCCTTGGCCGAGATCCAGCTGCGGCCGTCCGCGGCGTTGACCTTGACCGTGACCTTGTCCCGCGGGGCACCGGCGATCGCGCTGTCCGACGGGTCCGGCTTGGGGTCGGCGGGCTTGTTGGGCGCCGGCTTCGTGGCGGGCTTGCTGGTGGCGGGGGTGGCACCCTCGGCGACCTGCGACTTCGAGCCGTCTTCCTCGTCCCCGCCGCTGAACGCGGTGAAGCCGACGAAGCCGATGACCGCGACGATCGCCGCGACCATGGCGGCGGTCCAGTTGGGACGGCGCGGATCGGACCTGATCCGCTCGGCCTCGAAGAGGGGCGCCGCCGGGGTGGGCGCGGGCGGGCGACCGCCGTGCGCCTCGTCGTACTGGGCC
This Streptomyces sp. NBC_01283 DNA region includes the following protein-coding sequences:
- the rimO gene encoding 30S ribosomal protein S12 methylthiotransferase RimO, with amino-acid sequence MPERRTVALVTLGCARNEVDSEELAGRLEADGWQLVEAAEDADVAVVNTCGFVEAAKKDSVDALLEANDLKGHGKTQAVVAVGCMAERYGKELADALPEADGVLGFDDYSDISTRLQTILSGGSVEAHTPRDRRKLLPISPAERQEAGSDVALPGHAPMDLPEGVAPASGPRAPLRRRLGTNPVASVKLASGCDRRCSFCAIPSFRGSFISRRPSDVLGETRWLAEQGVKEVMLVSENNTSYGKDLGDIRLLETLLPELAAVDGIERVRVSYLQPAEMRPGLIDVLTSTEKVAPYFDLSFQHSAPGVLRAMRRFGDTDRFLELLDTIRTKAPQAGVRSNFIVGFPGETEADVAELERFLTGARLDAIGVFGYSDEEGTEAATYDKKLDQDVVDERLARISRLAEELTSQRAADRLGETVEVLVESVDDEDGAIGRAAHQAPETDGQIRFTGATGGDGLQVGRMVVAKVVGTEGVDLVAEYSEILGDSPRIPAEEARR
- a CDS encoding helix-turn-helix domain-containing protein; the encoded protein is MSIGNSPEDDRPSDHRPTDDRPVDDRPAAESPADDRPSIGRTLQQARVDAGLTVDEISTSTRVRIPIVHAIEQDDFSRCGGDVYARGHIRTLARAVGLDPALLLAQYDEAHGGRPPAPTPAAPLFEAERIRSDPRRPNWTAAMVAAIVAVIGFVGFTAFSGGDEEDGSKSQVAEGATPATSKPATKPAPNKPADPKPDPSDSAIAGAPRDKVTVKVNAADGRSWISAKDHNGRTLFDGVLEQGKSKTFQDKQKIDLVLGDAGAITLFVNGKTVENEFEPGQVERLTYTKGDPEVG